From a single Labrus bergylta chromosome 14, fLabBer1.1, whole genome shotgun sequence genomic region:
- the wu:fb97g03 gene encoding protein P200 isoform X1, with protein MLRMLRMLMDALRKNMWIWVIVGMIFVSVVISVIFILINRCISRRARRRFMSPHLLNRRSDDTNSSNKYQERNFKAITPPLPPRTQFNTAEAQSYENLAEVPDYVQTVPDYEQDKPDYVQAVSDYEQSMPDYEQSVPDYEQSVPDYEQSVPDYEQSMPDYEQDKPDYEQSMPDYEQSMPDYEQSMPDYESIDEPPDYLKLESEVAMLPPPPYEDPDAAAETSSTEDYDDIDDIEGGVENQDDEEDYDDVG; from the exons ATGCTCAGGATGCTCAGGATGCTCATGGATGCTCTACGTAAAAACATGTGGATATGGGTGATCGTCGGGATGATCTTTGTGAGTGTGGTGATCAGCGTCATCTTCATTCTCATCAACAGGTGCATATCAAGAAGAG CCAGGCGAAGATTCATGAGCCCACATCTTCTCAACAGAAGATCTGACGACACTAACAG CAGCAACAAATACCAGGAGAGGAACTTCAAAGCCATCACCCCACCTTTACCTCCTCGGACACAGTTCAACACAGCAG AGGCTCAAAGCTATGAAAATCTGGCTGAGGTACCGGACTACGTTCAGACCGTGCCGGACTACGAGCAGGACAAGCCGGACTACGTTCAGGCCGTATCGGACTACGAGCAGAGCATGCCGGACTACGAGCAGAGCGTGCCGGACTACGAGCAGAGCGTGCCGGACTACGAGCAGAGCGTGCCAGACTACGAGCAGAGCATGCCGGACTACGAGCAGGACAAGCCGGACTACGAGCAGAGCATGCCGGACTACGAGCAGAGCATGCCGGACTACGAGCAGAGCATGCCGGACTATGAGAGCATAGATGAGCCGCCTGATTATCTGAAGCTAGAGAGCGAGGTGGCCATGCTTCCTCCTCCACCATATGAGGATCCAGATGCAGCTGCAGAAACTTCCTCCACAGAGGACTACGATGACATCGATGACATCGAAGGGGGGGTTGAAAAccaggatgatgaagaggactACGATGATGTGGGATAA
- the wu:fb97g03 gene encoding zinc finger protein 768 isoform X2: MRHGEPVEDMKDGYDEVTGVGVSRRRFMSPHLLNRRSDDTNSSNKYQERNFKAITPPLPPRTQFNTAEAQSYENLAEVPDYVQTVPDYEQDKPDYVQAVSDYEQSMPDYEQSVPDYEQSVPDYEQSVPDYEQSMPDYEQDKPDYEQSMPDYEQSMPDYEQSMPDYESIDEPPDYLKLESEVAMLPPPPYEDPDAAAETSSTEDYDDIDDIEGGVENQDDEEDYDDVG; encoded by the exons ATGAGgcatggggagccagtggaggatATGAAGGACGGATATGATGAGGTCACGggtgtgggagtgt CCAGGCGAAGATTCATGAGCCCACATCTTCTCAACAGAAGATCTGACGACACTAACAG CAGCAACAAATACCAGGAGAGGAACTTCAAAGCCATCACCCCACCTTTACCTCCTCGGACACAGTTCAACACAGCAG AGGCTCAAAGCTATGAAAATCTGGCTGAGGTACCGGACTACGTTCAGACCGTGCCGGACTACGAGCAGGACAAGCCGGACTACGTTCAGGCCGTATCGGACTACGAGCAGAGCATGCCGGACTACGAGCAGAGCGTGCCGGACTACGAGCAGAGCGTGCCGGACTACGAGCAGAGCGTGCCAGACTACGAGCAGAGCATGCCGGACTACGAGCAGGACAAGCCGGACTACGAGCAGAGCATGCCGGACTACGAGCAGAGCATGCCGGACTACGAGCAGAGCATGCCGGACTATGAGAGCATAGATGAGCCGCCTGATTATCTGAAGCTAGAGAGCGAGGTGGCCATGCTTCCTCCTCCACCATATGAGGATCCAGATGCAGCTGCAGAAACTTCCTCCACAGAGGACTACGATGACATCGATGACATCGAAGGGGGGGTTGAAAAccaggatgatgaagaggactACGATGATGTGGGATAA